The nucleotide sequence GACGTTCAAAAACAGAAACCCTATACACAGACCTCTAAATTAAGGATAAGAATAATGCAAAAACTCAAGGTATCACGAAGAAAATGATGAATCATCATCAAGCGATGCATCAAAATATATGGGTAGGGTTTCAGAAGCAACTAAATCAGAATTAGTTTTTGTGAATAGAAGTCCGTGTGTGGGTGAAGCAGCAAATTGAAAACGTGAAGTTGAAAATTGAAATTAGAGATAATAGAAAGCCATAATTTACGGACGCGCTTGAAACGTAATAGAATATCAAACTGATTCAGATGAACATATTATAGGATGTCAGATGAACATATGTTTAGGGTCTGACACATTGAAAGTCCAACATAAAATTTTTCTGTCAACTTGAGGGAATGTGTATGCTCGTGCAAACAATGAGAACTCATATGTCTTCTATGCATTCATGCGATATCATCCATGAACAATAGAAACCTAAGAGTATATGAATACATCCCTTAATTTTACAAAAAATCAAGGTATCAGACAAACTACAATCCAATAATTTATCTTCTCAATAGATCAAATTTATGGGTCAAGACAGAATATCCACATGCTCAACCATCAAAGTACATAAAAAATGTCAGGAAGGCCAAAGAAGAGAAAAATTCTTGAACATGGAGAAATTTATGGCTCTAATCATAAAATGAGGAAAACTAGATTAAGTGTTAAATATGGTGGAGCAATCAAATAGGTCACAACGAATTTACTTGTAAGATGACGCCAACTACTCAACCAGTTCATGACAATCAAGCTAAGGCTAGTCAACAAACTCATGGTAGTGCTAATGTTTGTCAACAAACTCAACAAGCTAATCAACCTACACGGGCTACACCCATAACTCAGGCAAGTCAAGTTTGTTAGCCAATCTCAACTAAATCAAGGGAGGACAAAGAAGTTGAGTGTTAGGAATGTATCATCATCTAGTGTTAGGAAGACATCATCATTTGATGTTACCTAGGGTCTTAAAACCATATTAAGTGCAACAAAGAATACAATTGGACCAACTACATAAATGTCTACTCCAACAAAGAGAACCATACTAGTTAGTTTATTTATGTGTAATATTTGTTGAATGTTTAATATATAAATTGATGTCTATTGGAACAAACAATGTTGTTTTTGTATGTCTTTTTGAAAAAGCATTGGTTCTTTTGTATGTCTGTTTGAACAAGGtatatttttgttgaattttcATGAATGGTTATGAACAAGGTATTGGTACATTAAACATACTGATAAAAACTCTGGTAAATAACATGGTAAACCTCTGGTATACAACATGGTGTGACATCTAATATACAACATGATGTAAACGATGGTAAAGTGATACATACTGATAAAAATCCTAGTACATACTGATAAACAAAACCCATGTTTAAAAAAACTCGTACATTCAACTTAAAATTACCAATACATAATTGGCACCCATTCAACTTAAGCATAAAAATTATGGTATAAATAATGAAACATTCAACCCAAAATTGGTACAATCAACATACACATACTAATTTTGTATTCTGGTATAAAAAACATTCAACTAAACTTGTCATTGGTCTTAAACAAAACTGATAGATAATTCTatttggattcaatataattctattggattaaatttataatttcatTGTACTGATATAAAAACTAGTACCGATAGATAATTCCATTTGCATTCAACTTATAATTTCATTGTACTTATATATAATAACATTTAAAACACCCTTAATATTAAAACaatgaaaatgagaaaaaaaataatatcttCTAAAATTTCTTCCATTTCATAATGTTCTTCGTATCAACTTCAAGTTCCAACAAATATTACTTTTGTTCCTCAATTGCGACCCTTAGATTTTCAATATTATCCATATGCTTCTCGTCTTCTTTTGTTAACTTTTCTAACCTTCAATTTTGCTTCATCATAAATTGGTCATTCACATCTTCTACTTTTTCATAAAAACAATGAAAGAACTCACACCCAATATGGGTAGAGCTATGTGTAAAttaagaaacaaaacaaaaatattaaaccaATTATAATTTCCATAATTTTTTGATAAGGATGAATAATTATGAAAATTTACCTTAAAATATGGACATCTCCATAATTGATTGCCATAGTTACTAACTCTTGTTGTCTTGCAAAGAACAATAATATCTTCAGAACGTCAACTGAATCTCCATTGAAGATTGAAGCTTCTATAAACCTTCGAATCTAAACTCCAAGAACTCTTCCTTTTTGCTATGGATAAACAACGCCCATAACTCATTCTTACAAGCTTCCATGATTTCAAACGATGACTATGGCAATCAAGGAGAATTGTGCCTTAATTTGATTTAGGGTCCATTTAACAGAAGAGTTGGGAATCAACACAATAAAAATGAAGACGCTGATGAACAAATGCCAACAAGTATGCCACACATGCAAAAATAAACGTTGTTTGTTGAAATtagatgaaaaaaaatatttgatacaaTTTGAAGAGATGAAagatcatattaatttttttaaaagaaaagattTAAATAGATTTCGAATTAAAATTCTTTAGGTGTAgttcttactattttctaatgaaaatatgacaaatatacttgAATATCATTTAGTGACTGAAAATAAGAGAGTTTGTATACgtgtaaaataaaattatacatttatcatatttttattgaaaaatagtaaatACCACACCTAAATTAAGTTTTgtcttttcttttaaaaaaaaagttatattttatctatatttttaattatcaagTTAACGAGACTCTCACTTACCCGGATACCCCACTTATTGAACGTAATCTAACCCTAACTCGTCAACTCAACATAACTCGGTAAATTGGAGTTCCAGATCGAAAACAAAGAAAAAGGTCACTGAGATAGAGCAATACCACCAGTAGTGAAACTGAAAGAGAAGGAACCATGGATGCTATACGGAAGCAGCTCGATGTGCTCATGGGAGCCAATCGAAACGGCGACGTCCGTGAAGTTAACCGCAAGTATTACGATCGCGACGTTTGCCGTCTCTACCTCGTCGGTCTTTGCCCTCACGAACTCTTCCAGTTAACGGTAAttcacttctctctctctctctctctctctctctctctctctcttcattctgtTATTACGCTTAGCGACGACGATTACTTAGGTTTTCAtcgttttttgttttttcagaaaaTGGATATGGGTCCTTGCCCTAAGGTTCACTCATTGCAGCTCAGGAAAGAGTATCCTTCACGATCTCACTTGAATTGTTGTTCCCTTGTGTTGTGAATGTGATTATTGTGTTTTTGGTTTTGGATAGTAGTATTTGCTTAACTCTGTTTCTAGATATGAGGAAGCCAGAGGCAAAGGGATCGATAATTACGAGAGGGAGTTGGAGGATGTTATAGATAAGCTTATTGGTGAATGTGATAGGAAAATTGGGAGAGCTCTTAAGCGACTTGAGGATGATGATGCTAAAGCGGCGATTGCAATTTCGGTATCTGAAGTTACTCAGGTGATTTTTGAGTAAAGATTACAGATTGAGTTGTTTTAGGAGTTGATGGTTTCTGGCCGGTTGTAATTATAGTTGGTTTGTATGTCATGCAGACACCGGAAGTGCTTGAGTTGGCCAAGGAAATCAAAGAAAAGTTGAAAGAAGCTGATAAATATGGTACTGTTATTACTTTCAATTTCAATAATGTAtgaattttctattaaaaaataatgtGTAAAGTTCTGTTTAGTGTTTAGTGTTTAGTCTTTAATCGTGAAGATGAAAGAATAATAGAATGATAAAAAGGGTGGGTGATACACGACTTGAAGTCATTAATGTTATCTGCTTTTATTGCTGCAAACCCATAGTTTCTTGTCTCAAGTGTAGCTTATCCAACAAGATGAACGTGCATGTTTCTGTGGGTATATATCAATGAATAGTGAAGGGGTCATATACACGACTTGAAACTGTTGATAGGCACGATCTGTTTTAGGGATGGAATAGATCCTAGTGGAGATGTTGGTAGTAACATCCGTAGATAACTTTCTTCAATTCCAGTTATTAGTGTGCAAGATCTTGTAGTATGAATGAGAACTGCCGGTCAAATGAAATTGATTAGCTTTGGAACTGTTTGATATGTAGTTAGATGCTTTTATTTATCACCCACAATGTTGAACTATCTGGTTTTTGTTTATTCTTTTCACTGGTTTGAAATGATTCTGCACTTGCAGATCTTGAAGGCTTGTCAGATATGAAGATTAGAGCTTTGGAGATTGTTGAAGAACTTAGAATCAAAAGAGCAGACAAACAGGTCAGTGATCTTCCTTGAACATGAAGATCTGTGGGTGATCCTGGGTGTGTTTTTCTTTTGCATTTGTACATTGGTAGACCGTAAATTTAGTTATTTGATTCTGTTCACTATTGTATTGGAGAATACTATTACTTACCACTCTTTTGGCTTTATATCAATTTTCAAACAGTCTACGCTTCTTTTAGATGCATTCAACAAAGATAGGGCATCTTTACCTCAACCTCTGCCTAATCCACCACCATTGGCACCCCTTCCTGTAATTACTCCCGATGCTCGAACACAGGAGATGATAAATGAAAAGTTGAAGAAGGCTGAGGATCTTGGTAAGTCAGTGATACTATCATCTGTATCTTGTATATGTGTGCACATAATGATAGTTTTGAGCATAACTAATTAAGTACAGACACATCTTTCTTTGGTTGACATAGATACATACTCTTTTCCTTGTTAGCATGTCAAAAAAACCAATGTCCAGCCGAATATTGTTAAAAGTTCCATTAATTATATTCGGATGAAGTATTGGCTCTATTCAATTGCTTACTATCTACTACTGATTGGATCATTTCCATCATCCAATAAAGATAGTAGTAGTATTTTTTAAGTTTAGTTCATAAAGGAACAACTTTGCTAATTCAGTAAGTCCCCGCCATCACTGTGGATCATATATATTTCCACCAATGCTCCTCAACCTTGTCTCTCCTCTAATATATCCTGCAAACAAATTATATTTAGCAACtccaaaatgtaaaaaaaatgtcTTATTTTAGGAAGGCTCTAtgctttttatttaaattatattattttgaatgACCAGGTGAACAAGGATTGATTGATGAGGCACAAAAAGCATTGGAAGAGGCCGAAGCTCTTAAGAAGGTcattcatttgttttattttatcatgAACTTGTTTATGAAGGTTATTATAATGTGTCATGGCTCATAAGTCTGaagatctttttttttttttatcacagCTTCCTTCCAGGCAGGAGCCAGCACTGGATTCATCAAAGTATACCGCTGCAGACGTGCGGATTGTGAGTAGACGTTACATGATTCACAACTCTTTTTCTATTGATAAAAAACACTTTCTTTAACAAGATAGGCCTTAGactttgtttgggagtttggaggggaagggagaggAGAGCTTTGAAAAAAAGTAACGATAGAGTGGAAAGAATTGAAGGATTTTGGAgggtttatttttattcataacaccaaatcCCCCTAATTTGGGGAACTGCAAATTTGTATTGGAGGAGGGTTGTGAAGGGGTTTTTGGAGGGATTAGACAAATTGTTCAAATATAATCTTTGTTGTTATAGTATTGCAAAAATTAgaaatatattaatgataaactctttggaggattttggagggtttatttttattcataacaccaaatcCCCCTAATTTGGGGAACTGCAAATTTGTATTGGAGGAGGGTTGTGAAGGGGTTTTTGGAGGGATTAGACAAATTGTTCAAATATAATCTTTGTTGTTATAGTATTGCAAAAATTAgaaatatattaatgataaactcttttatcattctatacaaagtcattttttgattttttgaaaaatgtcaaagatttctctatatttttttttaaaaattcttttttcaaagccctcccttCCTCTCCCCTCCAACATCTCAAACAAAGCCTCAAGGCAATTGTGTGTATCGTGAGTTGGCTGACTTGCGATTTTCATCTGTAATCTGTTTTAGCTATAGCATAATTGTAATGATTCTTACTACTGTTTTACTCAACAATTCAGACTGATCAAAAGCTACGTGTGTGCGATATCTGTGGAGCATTTCTAAGTGTGTATGACAGGTAAGAACTTATCCTGCACCCATGCATTTTTTTTCTTGAAGTTTTACTAGGGATTTATAGTGTTAGAATTTGGGGTTTCAACTGCTTCAGCTTTTGACCCGTTAGTAATACCTCCTTGTCACCAGCAGGCTCTTGTGCCAGTTTTACGAGGGATAACTTTTGCAGCTAAAGAATGTGCgtcttttatgtttttatgtttttgctTGTAGATCATGCTATTCCTAGTTAGAAATTTATGGGGAACTCAAGCTGTACATCGATATGTTTTCTTGATACTTCTGTACATTTTGCAGTAACATTTTGATTTATGTTATTTACAGTGATCGTCGATTAGCTGATCATTTTGGAGGGAAACTTCATTTAGGGTATATGCAAATTCGTGAGAAGTTGGCAGAACTTCAAGTAAGTAATCTTTCTCGAATTTCTGATCATGtgtaattttatcctattttaaaaCTGATTGCTTAATATGTATTTCATTTTAGAAATTTTAGAATATGGAGATATTGTTAGGTTTTACCAGTTGACTGTTAACAGCGTGACTCCTAAATCTTCTCCTCTGTTCATCTTCCGGGCTATTGTTTTTATCTCTTTCTGGAATCATGTATAAAAGGAAACATGTTGTGACTCGTAGAAAATTTAGTTATTTGATTTCATTTACATTTGAAAATTATGGTATGATAAATTATGTTTCAGATTCATCTTGGTTCTAGTTAGTTATTACTAATTAGTGACGAGATGGTCCATCCCATCACAAGAAGTTTGCTACTCCACCTATTTTTCGGCCACTAACATCGGGAGTAATATTCAATTGTctattattttcaatattctttttTTGTGCATTGTTAACTCTAAACACTACTTATGATTATTTCAAAGTGCTTGACCATTCATAGACaagtggaagaataaaaagaaatgagGTTGACTTTGCATAACCCTGGTTTGTCTTTCTGGGCATGTGTTCAGTTTATTgtttgattttgaagcttttataTCATATACTATGTGAACCTTTGTTTTATTTGGAGATAGGACAGATCTAATGCTATTATTTTCTCTGGTTCAGGAAGAAAGGAACAAGAGCCGTAAGACTGATCGTCTTGATGACAGAAGGTAAATTTTCATTGCTTCTAAACTTAAAAAAGCATATTTGATAGGCAGTAAAGTAGAATTTCATATGTAGTCAACCATTGTTTGCATTTATATGCAcagatcaaaagaaaggagtagggATCGTGACAGGGAGCCGAGTAGGGACCGTGAACGTGGTGAGAGCCATGAGCGAGGGCGAGACAATGATCGCAGGAGCAGGGACCGTGATAGGCACCATGATAGAGACCGTGGATATGACCGAGATCGGGACAGAGACTCATCCCGCTCATATGATTCAAGAAGTCGTCGGAGGTCACGATCTCGAGAGCGTTCTAGAGATTATGACCGTCATAGGTACAAGCATCCTTAACTACTTAttttattaattccttactttTTTAAATTGTGGGTCCTTTTTCTACGACACGCCGTAAATAACCCACTGTAAACTAGTATATACTGGATCAAATGGGATTGATACACGTCGTTCCAGGATCAGTACGGTTTTTACTAAATTGTCACTCCTATAGCATTCCTTGTTTTGGGATGCTTAATTTCTTGTCTGTGTTGAAAGTCTAGTTCTTAGTCTTTGGTTAATCTTCCGGACATGGGTTTTATTCTGGAGAAAAGTGACCAATTTCAACTAATGATAAAAAATCCAAGAGTGGATTTTAACCGACACAGAAAGTCTAGTTCTTAGTCTTTGGTTAATCTTCCGGACATGggttttattttggagaaaagtgaCCAATTTCAACTAATGATAAAAAATCCAAGAGTGGATTTTAACCGACACATAGATTATTATGCATCTCTGATGTTATGGATTGATTTTCACACCATTGGttgaaatttttttctctattttttttctttcaaatttatcGAAAGCCAATTGTTATATTATTATGGTTGCCTCCTACTAACATGTCTTTCCTGTTTTGCCAGGCGTCATGATCGGTATTAGCAGCTGCCATAAATCTTATGGGTGCTACAAGATGTAATATGGGTGTTAAACCTCGTTTTGGACGAATAATTTTGCATTGTTATGAACCATATCCAAATATGGATGTAATTTGAGCTTAGGTGTTACGAAATCATGGTTTGGTGTTGCTTTGCAGTAGTTAAATCTAATTTGTAATCTGCCTACTTGGAGCAGTTCTACAGCCttgctttaaaatattattaattttgttttggttGTCTTTGACTTATTAAAACAAAACTATGCATCCTTTATGTTTATGCATCATGCCTTTTTTAGTTACTaagaatttaatttaaaactttGGCAAAGAATGTTGTGATAGTGATAATTTGTTTCGACGATTTTGTTTCAATTAACATTTCCATGTAGGGATTTCCATGTAGGAATGTAAATGGATAATCCACAGGACAAATAGTATTATATCTGTGTCTGCGTTCCATTGGATAAATATGATATCTATATGCGTCGTGCGGGTATCCGCTAATTTGGTGATTTTAAGGTATATGTTATCTGCGgataacatttattttttaaaatttacttttcatgttcttttaaagacaaaaaaaaaaaattatcatcaCATAATATCTATACAATCTCCtttattttaagaataaaatttCATCACATTAATTTTTTTCACTTTCACAAAAACTTAATaatatccaaatataatatctgtatattttatttttaatcaaaataaataaaagatattgtGATTGTGAATTACtccccatttataagaaaagattcctttttagatacattgaataaataatgtatctggacaaacATATTGTCTAGATACATTATTTTATTGTCtggatatattatttattcaatgtatctaaaaaagaATCTTTTCGAGACTGAAGGTAGTATATTGGAAGATAGAACGAAGGAGTAGGAAGAGAGCCATTAATTGATTGAGATGTGAAAGATTTTTTTccaagaaaacattttaaaaatatgaaagactgatatttaaatttttttaaatgtatTAGTGGACTGCGGATATTCATTAAACTATTCGTTGCACGGATGTTTATTAAACTGCTCGTTGCGTATCAGTGACAGAATTTTTTCCATCTCTATTCCCATGGGACGTGTAAATTGACCCTACCGAGCTCACTAAGTAGTCATTTTCAATTAGAAGGTGTTTTAAGTTTTAGTCATTTTCAATTAGAAGGTATGTGCGCTACGTTCAGTGCAAGGACTTGGCTGTGCATGAAATTGCAACCGGAAATTCTTGACAATATTTATAGTAAGTTGTAGAATGCATTTAGTTGCgtttttcaaatatcttcaaaaattcatatgaaCAAAATATAGTACTTGCAGCCATTGATACTTCTTTTgaatactgtttttttttttttagagtaaTTGAATATTGCTCTTCAGAACAGTCTATGTATAATTTTAGATTTGTCATCTGCCACGTAATTATTCAAATACATTGTTATTTGTCGTGGAATTTTATTTCTATTCCATTCCAAAATACGTTTGGCAATCTATTACGTTAAACCAATTAAttcaatcatttgaaatataatttgaaatgtcTCAAACTTACCTATTAACTcaatcatttgaaatataatttgaaatgtcTCAAACTTATGCTTGCCATCACACTTAGCACATGATGAAACACTACCATAAAGTTTTAGTTTTAGTTCACATGCCAAAATAAGCATAATCTGTAACTTATTAGACATGTTTTCTACGGTTATATAACAATTATTCTCTAAAACATTCTGATAGAAACTGGTACTGTGATTGTTTATTTAGGGCAATATATTAGAAAACTGGTTCTGTACCAGTCATATAAAGCAGTTATATAGCAGTTACTGCCTACTCAACATTTAATAATAATGTTATAAACTGTCTATAACTAACACATTCATTCTAGGCTGTATATGAGATAAAATTCATTCTCTAAACTTTAATTTTACTTCTTTTTCTCTATATCACAAATAGATATAAACCTTGCATCTCCCTTGAAGAATCTCCCTAGCGTCTCTAAACGGTTTCTGGATACTTATTAGTTACATCCTTC is from Vicia villosa cultivar HV-30 ecotype Madison, WI unplaced genomic scaffold, Vvil1.0 ctg.000479F_1_1_2_unsc, whole genome shotgun sequence and encodes:
- the LOC131628782 gene encoding uncharacterized protein LOC131628782, giving the protein MDAIRKQLDVLMGANRNGDVREVNRKYYDRDVCRLYLVGLCPHELFQLTKMDMGPCPKVHSLQLRKEYEEARGKGIDNYERELEDVIDKLIGECDRKIGRALKRLEDDDAKAAIAISVSEVTQTPEVLELAKEIKEKLKEADKYDLEGLSDMKIRALEIVEELRIKRADKQSTLLLDAFNKDRASLPQPLPNPPPLAPLPVITPDARTQEMINEKLKKAEDLGEQGLIDEAQKALEEAEALKKLPSRQEPALDSSKYTAADVRITDQKLRVCDICGAFLSVYDSDRRLADHFGGKLHLGYMQIREKLAELQEERNKSRKTDRLDDRRSKERSRDRDREPSRDRERGESHERGRDNDRRSRDRDRHHDRDRGYDRDRDRDSSRSYDSRSRRRSRSRERSRDYDRHRRHDRY